The proteins below are encoded in one region of Qipengyuania sp. HL-TH1:
- a CDS encoding PadR family transcriptional regulator, translated as MFGSGELRLVLLKLLADEPRHGYELIKAIEELTEGSYAPSPGTIYPTLALLEDEGAIAQAAGDETRKAYEATAAGRTELDERADEVAALFERLSGHGEHRRAYATPEMFRAVGNLANVLKNRARSGKLDEETVQEIVDLVDDLAKKIERL; from the coding sequence ATGTTCGGTTCGGGTGAGCTGCGGCTCGTCCTGCTCAAGCTGCTCGCCGACGAGCCGCGCCATGGCTACGAATTGATCAAGGCGATCGAGGAACTGACCGAAGGGTCCTATGCGCCGAGCCCCGGGACGATCTATCCCACGCTCGCGCTGCTCGAGGATGAAGGCGCGATCGCGCAGGCCGCGGGCGACGAGACCCGCAAGGCCTATGAAGCCACCGCCGCCGGCCGGACCGAACTGGACGAGCGCGCCGATGAGGTCGCGGCGCTGTTCGAACGTCTGTCGGGCCATGGCGAGCATCGCCGCGCCTATGCCACGCCGGAAATGTTCCGCGCGGTCGGCAACCTCGCCAATGTGCTCAAGAACCGTGCCCGCTCGGGCAAGCTCGATGAGGAGACGGTGCAGGAAATCGTCGATCTGGTCGACGATCTTGCGAAGAAGATCGAACGGCTCTGA
- a CDS encoding glycosyltransferase family 1 protein encodes MDVTDLRIALFSGNYNYTRDGANQALNRLADYLLRQGAALRVYAPVVAEPDFPPTGDLVDVPNARMPVKGRGEYRLPLRIDAKVRADLAEFAPNMLHLSSPDPVAHGALKWARERDLPVLASVHTRFETYPRYYGLGFLEPVVEGILRRFYRRCDALVAPSQSQIAELKAQEMHDDISIWSRGVDRTVFDPSKRDLEWRRTHGLADDDVAIVFLGRLVMEKGLDVFAETIVQLRKRQVPHKVLVIGDGPARGWFEKALPGGIFAGFKTGKELGRALASGDIFFNPSITETFGNVTLEAMACGLPVVAAGATGAASLVQEGETGRLVAPGRPEVFAPACAEALAPYCTDDALRLAHGANGERAARAYSWDVINQAVVDTYLRLLEARRAAG; translated from the coding sequence ATGGATGTGACCGATCTCCGCATCGCGCTTTTCAGCGGGAACTACAATTATACCCGCGACGGGGCCAATCAGGCGCTTAACCGGCTGGCGGACTATCTGCTGCGCCAGGGCGCGGCGCTGCGCGTCTATGCCCCGGTGGTGGCCGAACCCGACTTCCCGCCGACGGGCGATCTCGTCGATGTGCCCAATGCCCGCATGCCCGTGAAGGGCCGCGGCGAATACCGCCTGCCCCTGCGGATCGACGCCAAGGTGCGCGCGGACCTGGCGGAATTCGCGCCCAATATGCTGCATCTGTCCTCCCCCGATCCGGTGGCACATGGCGCGCTCAAATGGGCGCGCGAGCGCGATTTGCCGGTGCTGGCATCGGTCCACACGCGGTTCGAGACCTATCCGCGCTATTACGGGCTCGGCTTCCTCGAACCGGTGGTCGAGGGGATCCTGCGCCGCTTCTATCGCCGCTGCGATGCGCTGGTCGCGCCGTCGCAAAGCCAGATCGCCGAACTGAAGGCGCAGGAGATGCATGACGACATCTCGATCTGGTCACGCGGCGTGGACCGGACGGTCTTCGACCCATCGAAGCGCGATCTCGAATGGCGCCGCACGCACGGCCTTGCCGATGACGATGTGGCGATCGTCTTCCTCGGCCGGCTGGTGATGGAGAAGGGCCTCGACGTCTTTGCCGAGACCATCGTGCAATTGCGCAAGCGGCAGGTGCCGCACAAGGTGCTGGTCATCGGTGACGGCCCGGCGCGCGGCTGGTTCGAAAAGGCGCTGCCGGGCGGCATTTTCGCCGGGTTCAAGACCGGCAAGGAGCTTGGCCGGGCGCTCGCCAGCGGCGACATCTTCTTCAACCCGTCGATCACCGAAACCTTCGGCAATGTCACGCTGGAGGCGATGGCCTGCGGGCTGCCCGTGGTAGCTGCAGGTGCGACCGGCGCCGCGAGCCTGGTCCAAGAAGGCGAGACCGGGCGGCTCGTTGCGCCGGGCCGGCCCGAAGTGTTCGCCCCCGCCTGCGCCGAAGCGCTCGCGCCCTATTGCACGGACGATGCGCTGCGGCTCGCCCACGGCGCCAATGGCGAGCGGGCGGCGCGCGCCTATTCCTGGGATGTGATCAACCAGGCCGTGGTCGATACCTATCTGCGACTGCTCGAAGCGCGCAGGGCTGCGGGCTAG
- a CDS encoding phosphoserine transaminase: MTAEPTLKPERPFFSSGPTAKHKGWSAANLKTESLGRSHRSALGKSRLKYAIDLSKEMLGVPEDYLVGIMPASDTGALECAMWTMLRPDRPATVAAWESFGNVWIQDAVKQLKLPQLTVMDADYGEIPDLASIPQDNDVVFTWNGTTSGAKIPNTDWLAPGREGVTINDATSAVFAMEMDWSKLDATTYSWQKVMGSEAQHGMLILSPKAVQRIEEYDPEWPLPKLFRLKKGGKINTGIFEGATINTPSLLATEDYIDALEWAQAMGGRKAMFERADANARIVLDWIEATPWLRNMVADPAKRTNTGVCFVFQGEWYDSLPDDEKAAVPKKIVKLLEDRDVGYDFNGYRDAPPSLRIWCGGTVEQEDLKRLLPWIEWAYEQVKAA; this comes from the coding sequence ATGACTGCCGAACCTACGCTCAAACCCGAGCGCCCTTTCTTTTCGTCCGGACCGACCGCCAAGCACAAGGGCTGGTCAGCCGCCAATCTCAAAACCGAATCGCTCGGCCGCTCGCATCGCAGCGCGCTCGGCAAGTCGCGGCTGAAATATGCCATCGACTTGTCGAAGGAAATGCTCGGCGTGCCCGAGGATTACCTCGTCGGCATCATGCCCGCATCGGACACCGGCGCGCTCGAATGCGCGATGTGGACCATGCTGCGCCCCGATCGCCCGGCGACCGTCGCGGCATGGGAAAGCTTTGGTAATGTCTGGATCCAGGACGCGGTCAAGCAGCTCAAGCTGCCGCAACTGACGGTGATGGATGCCGATTACGGTGAAATTCCAGACCTCGCGAGCATCCCGCAGGACAACGACGTCGTCTTCACCTGGAACGGCACCACTTCGGGCGCCAAGATTCCGAACACCGACTGGCTGGCGCCGGGCCGCGAAGGCGTGACGATCAACGATGCCACCAGTGCTGTTTTCGCGATGGAGATGGACTGGTCCAAGCTCGATGCCACGACCTACAGCTGGCAGAAGGTGATGGGCAGCGAAGCGCAGCACGGCATGCTCATCCTCAGCCCCAAGGCGGTGCAGCGGATCGAGGAATACGATCCCGAATGGCCGCTGCCCAAGCTCTTCCGCCTCAAGAAGGGCGGGAAGATCAACACCGGCATTTTCGAGGGCGCGACGATCAACACGCCCTCGCTGCTGGCGACCGAGGACTATATCGACGCGCTCGAATGGGCGCAGGCGATGGGCGGGCGCAAGGCGATGTTCGAACGCGCGGATGCCAATGCCAGGATCGTGCTCGACTGGATCGAGGCAACCCCCTGGCTGCGCAACATGGTCGCCGATCCGGCCAAGCGCACCAACACCGGCGTGTGCTTTGTCTTCCAGGGCGAGTGGTATGACAGCCTGCCCGACGACGAGAAGGCAGCGGTGCCGAAGAAGATCGTCAAGCTGCTCGAAGATCGCGACGTCGGTTACGACTTCAACGGCTATCGCGACGCCCCGCCGTCCTTGCGCATCTGGTGCGGCGGCACGGTCGAGCAGGAAGATCTGAAACGCCTGCTGCCGTGGATCGAGTGGGCCTACGAGCAGGTGAAAGCGGCATAA
- a CDS encoding ATP phosphoribosyltransferase regulatory subunit produces the protein MTNQDDLLPIGLEDALPARARAITTAKRAMLDAMDSHGYDRVRPPLVEFEHSLAGRMDGVATRRMVRFTDPESLRTLALRSDMTVQVGRIAATGMAAAPRPLRLCYAGDIALLSADQLDPARQRLQVGAELIGTDSVAAASEMVSVAIAALKAAGVASISVDFTLPDLVDTLAEDTLPLDPERRAAVRRELDTKDAGGLRDAGGEAYLPLLYATGPFDQAIDTLAKIDVDGALGSRITGLREIAATIGDRARVTLDPTERHGFEYQSWFGFTLYGEGARGALGRGGTYTIKGSDEPATGFSLYMDPLLDALGGPEADEREILFLPLGHDRDVGARLRAIGWRTVAAVSDSDDARALGCSHVLDGTEPKPL, from the coding sequence ATGACCAATCAAGACGACCTCCTGCCCATCGGCCTCGAAGACGCGCTGCCGGCGCGCGCGCGCGCGATCACCACTGCCAAGCGCGCGATGCTCGATGCGATGGACAGCCATGGCTACGATCGCGTGCGTCCGCCGCTGGTCGAATTCGAACACTCGCTGGCAGGCCGGATGGATGGCGTCGCGACGCGCCGCATGGTGCGCTTCACAGACCCCGAAAGCCTGCGCACGCTGGCGCTACGCAGCGACATGACCGTTCAGGTCGGGCGCATTGCCGCCACCGGCATGGCCGCTGCACCGCGTCCGCTGCGTCTATGCTATGCCGGCGATATCGCGCTGCTGAGTGCGGACCAGCTCGACCCGGCGCGCCAGCGACTGCAAGTGGGGGCCGAACTGATCGGCACCGACAGTGTTGCCGCTGCCAGCGAAATGGTCTCGGTCGCGATCGCGGCGCTCAAGGCGGCGGGGGTGGCCAGTATCTCGGTCGATTTCACGCTGCCCGACCTGGTCGATACGCTGGCCGAAGACACGCTGCCGCTCGATCCCGAACGCCGCGCCGCGGTTCGCCGCGAGCTCGATACAAAGGACGCCGGCGGTCTGCGCGACGCAGGCGGTGAGGCCTACCTCCCGCTGCTGTATGCCACCGGCCCGTTCGATCAGGCGATCGACACGCTGGCGAAGATCGATGTGGACGGCGCGCTGGGCAGCCGGATCACCGGCTTGCGCGAAATTGCCGCGACCATCGGCGACCGTGCGCGGGTCACGCTCGACCCGACCGAGCGGCACGGGTTCGAATACCAGAGCTGGTTCGGCTTCACGCTCTATGGCGAGGGCGCGCGCGGCGCGCTGGGCCGTGGGGGGACCTATACGATCAAGGGCAGCGACGAACCCGCGACCGGGTTCTCGCTCTATATGGATCCGCTGCTCGATGCCTTGGGCGGACCCGAGGCCGATGAGCGCGAGATCCTGTTCCTGCCGCTGGGCCACGACCGCGATGTCGGCGCACGCCTGCGGGCGATCGGCTGGCGGACCGTGGCAGCGGTGTCGGACAGCGATGATGCGCGCGCGCTCGGCTGCTCGCATGTGCTCGACGGGACCGAGCCCAAACCGCTCTAG
- a CDS encoding glutathione S-transferase, whose amino-acid sequence MAEPILYSFRRCPYAMRARMALRIGGASYEHREVVLRDKPPEMLEVSPKGTVPVLVAGPGEVIEESRDIMRWALGRSDPEGWLERDDPELVETNDGPFKHHLDRYKYATRYDDVDPAQHRAAALEILRTLDERLSRSAYLRGETRGFADIAIFPFIRQFANADREWFDSQALPHLQIWLAGLIDSDLFAGIMAKHPQWVAA is encoded by the coding sequence ATGGCTGAACCGATCCTCTACAGCTTTCGCCGCTGTCCCTATGCGATGCGTGCACGCATGGCGCTGCGGATCGGCGGGGCATCCTACGAACACCGCGAGGTCGTCCTGCGCGACAAGCCGCCGGAAATGCTCGAGGTGTCGCCCAAGGGCACGGTGCCGGTGCTGGTCGCCGGACCGGGCGAGGTGATCGAGGAAAGCCGCGACATCATGCGCTGGGCGCTGGGGCGCAGCGACCCCGAAGGCTGGCTCGAGCGCGACGATCCGGAGTTGGTCGAAACCAATGACGGGCCGTTCAAACACCATCTCGACCGCTACAAATACGCTACCCGTTACGACGATGTCGATCCGGCGCAGCATCGCGCGGCGGCGCTGGAGATACTGCGCACGCTGGACGAGCGGCTTTCCCGGTCAGCCTATCTGCGGGGCGAGACGCGCGGCTTTGCCGATATCGCGATCTTTCCCTTCATCCGCCAGTTCGCCAATGCGGATCGTGAATGGTTCGATAGTCAGGCGCTGCCGCACCTTCAGATCTGGCTCGCAGGCCTGATCGATTCCGACCTCTTCGCCGGGATCATGGCCAAGCACCCGCAATGGGTGGCGGCCTAG
- a CDS encoding rhodanese-related sulfurtransferase: MSKPPIRIAALYQFARFEDPSALRAPLLAACESNAVRGTLLLAKEGINGTIAGSGEGIAAVIAHIRMLPGCGAIEVKESRAATMPFNRTKVRLKKEIVTMGQPDLDPLAGVGTYVAPEDWNALISDPETIVIDTRNDYEVQIGTFAGAIDPQTTSFGEFPEWFRAKRAELEAEGRKPRIAMFCTGGIRCEKSTAFARAEGVDEVYHLKGGILNYLEHVPEQDSLWRGECFVFDERVSVGHGLAAGTHGLCRACRRPLSEADMAHAHFSEGVSCPRCHDERSDEQRARYAERNRQARLARERGEEHIGRRGEAGRDG, translated from the coding sequence ATGTCCAAGCCCCCGATCCGCATCGCCGCGCTCTATCAGTTCGCGCGGTTCGAAGACCCGTCCGCGCTGCGTGCGCCCTTGCTCGCCGCGTGCGAAAGCAATGCGGTGCGCGGGACGCTGTTGCTGGCGAAAGAGGGCATCAACGGGACCATCGCCGGCAGCGGCGAGGGAATCGCCGCGGTGATCGCGCATATCCGCATGCTGCCCGGCTGCGGCGCGATCGAGGTGAAGGAATCGCGCGCCGCCACCATGCCCTTCAACCGCACCAAGGTCCGGCTGAAGAAAGAGATCGTGACCATGGGCCAGCCCGATCTCGATCCGCTGGCAGGCGTTGGCACCTATGTCGCGCCCGAGGACTGGAACGCGCTGATCTCCGACCCGGAAACGATCGTGATCGACACGCGCAACGATTACGAAGTGCAGATCGGCACCTTTGCAGGCGCGATCGACCCGCAAACCACCAGCTTCGGCGAATTTCCCGAATGGTTTCGCGCCAAGCGCGCCGAACTGGAAGCCGAGGGGCGCAAGCCCAGGATTGCCATGTTCTGCACCGGCGGGATTCGCTGCGAGAAATCGACCGCTTTCGCGCGCGCCGAGGGGGTGGACGAGGTCTATCACCTCAAGGGCGGCATCCTGAATTATCTCGAACACGTGCCCGAGCAGGACAGCCTGTGGCGCGGCGAATGCTTCGTTTTCGACGAACGGGTCAGCGTCGGCCACGGACTGGCGGCGGGCACCCACGGCCTGTGCCGCGCGTGTCGCAGGCCGCTGAGCGAAGCCGACATGGCGCATGCCCACTTCAGCGAAGGCGTGTCCTGCCCGCGTTGTCATGACGAGCGCAGCGACGAGCAGCGCGCGCGTTATGCCGAGCGCAACCGGCAGGCGCGGCTCGCACGCGAACGCGGCGAAGAACACATCGGGCGGCGCGGCGAAGCTGGGCGCGATGGCTGA
- a CDS encoding DUF5694 domain-containing protein codes for MSIFLATLLAATMPSAPMTSEANDPVSIVDHAARDRGDLSEVLVLGSAHLSSLPENFDTVRFDPLLGRLVDWQPDAIAIENLDGPQCDFLRAYVHSYADTAENYCPDPTPAREALGMSAAQAHREIGELLGEGATERSASQRRRLAALFLAIGDPNSALVQWLRLPEADRIADHALTTELVQTLAKRMARLNESSLIAARLAARLGHERVYPVDDHTGDIAGHPIDEETFGTQMRQIWDNPASAERLAAYQKWQEQLEGGTLSVLEWYRSLNTEEQARLAMKSDFGAAAGSTLPGNAGRKYLAYWETRNLRMVANLRQVIGDERRVLAIVGVSHKPYYERYLRMTSDVRLVDTSVVLEID; via the coding sequence ATGTCCATTTTTCTTGCCACCCTGCTCGCCGCGACGATGCCCTCGGCGCCGATGACGAGCGAGGCGAACGATCCGGTGTCCATCGTCGACCACGCGGCGCGCGATCGCGGCGATCTGAGCGAAGTGCTGGTGTTGGGCAGCGCGCATCTCAGTTCGCTTCCAGAGAATTTCGATACCGTCCGCTTCGACCCCCTGCTGGGACGCCTCGTGGACTGGCAGCCGGATGCAATCGCGATCGAGAACCTTGATGGACCGCAGTGCGATTTCCTGCGCGCTTATGTGCATTCCTATGCCGACACCGCGGAGAATTATTGCCCCGATCCCACACCGGCACGCGAGGCGCTGGGCATGAGTGCAGCGCAGGCGCACCGCGAGATCGGTGAACTGCTTGGCGAGGGGGCAACCGAGCGCTCGGCATCGCAGCGGCGGCGGCTGGCCGCGCTATTCCTGGCGATTGGCGATCCGAACTCGGCGCTGGTCCAATGGCTCCGCCTACCCGAAGCCGACCGAATTGCGGACCACGCGCTCACCACCGAGCTTGTCCAGACGCTAGCGAAACGGATGGCACGCCTGAACGAATCCAGCCTGATCGCCGCGAGGCTGGCCGCCCGGCTCGGCCATGAGCGGGTCTATCCGGTGGACGATCACACCGGCGACATCGCGGGGCATCCGATCGACGAAGAGACCTTCGGCACGCAGATGCGCCAGATCTGGGACAATCCCGCCAGTGCCGAGCGGCTGGCGGCCTATCAGAAATGGCAGGAGCAGTTGGAAGGCGGCACGCTTTCGGTGCTCGAATGGTACCGCAGCCTTAATACTGAGGAACAGGCGCGGCTGGCGATGAAGAGCGATTTTGGCGCTGCGGCAGGGTCAACGCTGCCGGGCAATGCGGGGCGCAAATATCTCGCGTATTGGGAGACCCGCAATCTGCGCATGGTCGCGAATTTGCGCCAGGTGATCGGCGACGAGCGCCGCGTGCTCGCCATCGTCGGCGTCTCGCACAAGCCCTATTACGAACGCTACCTACGCATGACGAGCGATGTCAGGCTGGTCGATACAAGCGTGGTTCTGGAGATCGACTGA
- a CDS encoding aldo/keto reductase produces MTDYPTLALNDGRQLPQLGFGTYKIDEGDAPEAVKTALDVGYWLVDTAAIYQNERGVGKGVGDWSDIFLQTKIWNESQGFERTKKAADKCLERLGRDHVDMLLIHWPCPEKDLFVETWKAFIELRGEGKAKSIGVSNFREQDLRRIIDETGVTPALNQIELHPTFQQRELRKLHEELGIVTQCWSPLGQGAGIENETIAAIAEETGQPASAVILRWHMQHRLCPIPKASSRDHIEANFAALKFTLTDDQMARIDALDDPEGRIGPDPGDFEG; encoded by the coding sequence ATGACCGATTATCCCACTCTCGCGCTCAATGACGGCCGCCAACTCCCGCAACTGGGCTTCGGCACCTACAAGATCGACGAGGGCGATGCACCCGAAGCGGTCAAGACCGCGCTCGATGTCGGCTACTGGCTGGTCGACACCGCGGCGATCTACCAGAACGAGCGCGGGGTCGGCAAAGGCGTCGGCGACTGGTCCGACATTTTCCTGCAGACCAAGATCTGGAACGAAAGTCAGGGCTTCGAGCGAACCAAGAAGGCCGCCGACAAATGCCTCGAACGGCTCGGCCGCGACCATGTCGACATGCTGCTGATCCACTGGCCCTGCCCCGAAAAGGACCTGTTCGTGGAGACGTGGAAAGCGTTCATCGAACTGCGCGGCGAAGGCAAGGCGAAGTCGATCGGCGTGTCGAACTTCCGCGAGCAGGACCTGCGCCGGATCATCGACGAAACCGGCGTGACGCCCGCGCTCAACCAGATCGAACTGCACCCCACCTTCCAGCAGCGCGAACTGCGCAAGCTGCACGAGGAACTCGGCATCGTCACGCAGTGCTGGTCGCCGCTGGGCCAGGGCGCGGGGATCGAGAACGAGACCATCGCCGCGATCGCCGAGGAAACCGGCCAGCCCGCCAGCGCCGTAATCCTGCGCTGGCACATGCAGCATCGCCTGTGCCCGATCCCCAAGGCATCGAGCCGCGACCACATCGAAGCCAATTTCGCTGCGCTCAAGTTTACCCTCACGGACGACCAGATGGCCCGCATCGACGCGCTCGACGATCCCGAAGGCCGGATCGGACCCGATCCGGGCGATTTCGAAGGCTGA
- a CDS encoding adenylosuccinate synthase: MANVTVIGAQWGDEGKGKIVDWLASRADAVVRFQGGHNAGHTLVIDGTTYKLSLLPSGIVSGTLSVIGNGVVLDPWALKAEIEKLEAQGVTINDDNLAVADNCSLILPIHRDLDGLREAAAGSGKIGTTGRGIGPAYEDKVGRRAIRVCDLAHLDHLEPQLDRLCAHHDALRAGFEQDPVDREQLLAELREIAPFVLKYAQPVWKRLKKVRKAGAKILFEGAQGVLLDIDHGTYPFVTSSNTVSGTAAAGSGLGPNATGFVLGIVKAYTTRVGSGPFPTELDDEVGKGIGERGHEFGTVTGRQRRVGWFDAVLVRQTCAISGVTGIALTKIDVLDGLDEVKICTGYRLRNNVYDYFPSHAADQAAVEPIYESMEGWHESTAGARSYADLPANAVKYIQRVQELIETPVALVSTSPERDDTILMRDPFMD; this comes from the coding sequence ATGGCCAACGTCACCGTGATCGGCGCCCAATGGGGCGATGAGGGCAAGGGCAAGATCGTCGACTGGCTGGCCAGCCGCGCCGATGCCGTGGTGCGCTTCCAGGGCGGCCACAATGCGGGCCACACGCTGGTCATCGACGGCACCACCTACAAGCTCTCGCTTCTGCCCAGCGGTATCGTTTCGGGCACGCTCAGCGTGATCGGCAATGGCGTGGTGCTCGACCCGTGGGCGCTCAAGGCCGAGATCGAGAAGCTCGAAGCGCAGGGCGTCACCATCAATGACGACAACCTCGCGGTGGCCGACAATTGCTCGCTGATCCTGCCGATCCACCGCGATCTCGACGGGCTGCGCGAAGCGGCCGCCGGATCGGGCAAGATCGGCACAACCGGGCGCGGTATCGGTCCGGCCTACGAGGACAAGGTCGGCCGCCGCGCAATCCGCGTGTGCGATCTGGCCCATCTGGATCATCTCGAACCGCAGCTCGACCGACTGTGCGCGCATCACGACGCGCTGCGCGCCGGGTTCGAGCAGGACCCGGTCGACCGCGAGCAATTGCTCGCCGAACTGCGCGAGATTGCGCCCTTCGTGCTCAAATATGCGCAGCCGGTGTGGAAGCGGCTGAAGAAGGTCCGCAAGGCGGGCGCCAAGATCCTGTTCGAAGGCGCGCAGGGCGTCCTGCTCGATATCGATCACGGGACCTACCCCTTCGTCACCAGCTCGAACACGGTCAGCGGCACCGCCGCGGCAGGCAGCGGGTTGGGGCCCAATGCCACCGGCTTCGTGCTCGGCATCGTCAAGGCCTACACCACCCGCGTCGGCAGCGGCCCGTTCCCGACCGAGCTCGACGACGAGGTGGGCAAGGGCATTGGCGAGCGCGGCCATGAATTCGGCACCGTCACCGGGCGTCAGCGCCGGGTCGGCTGGTTCGATGCCGTGCTGGTGCGCCAGACCTGCGCCATCAGCGGCGTGACCGGGATCGCGCTGACCAAGATCGACGTGCTCGACGGGCTCGACGAGGTGAAGATCTGCACCGGCTACCGGTTGCGGAACAATGTCTATGACTATTTCCCCAGCCATGCCGCCGACCAGGCCGCGGTCGAACCGATCTACGAAAGCATGGAAGGCTGGCACGAATCGACCGCGGGTGCGCGCAGCTATGCCGACCTGCCCGCCAATGCCGTGAAGTACATCCAGCGCGTGCAGGAGCTGATCGAAACGCCGGTCGCGCTGGTGTCGACCAGTCCCGAGCGCGACGATACGATCCTGATGCGCGATCCGTTTATGGATTGA
- a CDS encoding L,D-transpeptidase family protein — protein MRNLRYGGGTMRILAVFLAALSCAAALPVPTAHAQQARPGERADFVLIDKSERKLWVYQGGRAIRTYSGLQYGDAPQGHKRFQGDERTPEGRYTITYGNEQSSYYLSLHIDYPNAQDRAYARSRGRSPGGLIFLHGQPNGLPYETRIPGDWTDGCIALSNAEIAELWSLIPDGTPIEIRP, from the coding sequence ATGAGAAATCTGCGCTATGGTGGCGGCACCATGCGCATTCTCGCCGTCTTCCTCGCCGCCCTGTCTTGCGCCGCTGCGCTGCCGGTACCGACAGCGCATGCGCAGCAGGCGCGGCCGGGTGAGCGGGCCGATTTCGTCCTGATCGACAAGTCCGAGCGCAAGCTGTGGGTCTATCAGGGCGGGCGGGCGATCCGCACCTATTCGGGCCTGCAATATGGCGATGCGCCGCAGGGCCACAAACGCTTCCAGGGGGACGAGCGCACGCCCGAGGGGCGCTATACGATCACCTATGGCAACGAGCAGTCGAGCTATTACCTCAGCCTGCACATCGATTATCCCAATGCGCAGGACCGCGCCTATGCGCGATCGCGCGGGCGGTCGCCGGGCGGGCTGATCTTCCTCCACGGCCAGCCCAACGGCCTGCCCTATGAAACGCGGATACCGGGGGACTGGACCGATGGCTGCATCGCGCTGTCGAATGCCGAGATCGCCGAGTTGTGGAGCCTGATCCCCGACGGCACGCCGATCGAGATCCGCCCCTAG
- a CDS encoding DUF6768 family protein, with protein MTDIDTRIRGALDADDEAFLAALDPDRGMFQQIGDSMRGPLGGWAKLSFAIAIMIGVALAYSFYRALTFASMEELVGWGLTCIALLVMQGFLKEWMFARMNMLTLLAEVKRLQLQVALLADKRG; from the coding sequence ATGACCGATATCGACACCCGTATCCGCGGCGCGCTTGACGCGGATGACGAGGCTTTCCTCGCCGCGCTCGATCCCGACCGCGGAATGTTCCAGCAGATCGGCGACAGCATGCGCGGCCCGCTCGGCGGCTGGGCCAAGCTCAGCTTTGCCATCGCGATCATGATCGGCGTGGCGCTCGCCTATTCCTTCTACCGCGCGCTGACTTTCGCCAGCATGGAGGAACTGGTCGGCTGGGGCCTCACCTGTATCGCGCTGCTGGTGATGCAGGGCTTCCTCAAGGAATGGATGTTCGCACGCATGAACATGCTGACGCTGCTGGCGGAAGTGAAGCGGCTCCAGCTGCAGGTCGCGCTGCTCGCTGACAAGCGCGGCTAG
- a CDS encoding sigma-70 family RNA polymerase sigma factor yields MAAIEASSPDAGRLYDELLVTLVQSGDRRAGERLAIRWQPRLARTARRLLGDEEAALVAVQEAWLSILRNIAGLRDPSRFAPWAFGILRRRCADRIRQAQADRARRGESEDEPALPAAADDALAIRQAFAALPGEQRLAAQLFFVEGLTLAEIAEVQAVPPGTVKTRLFHARRKLKAALSGDET; encoded by the coding sequence ATGGCAGCTATCGAAGCCTCATCGCCCGATGCCGGGCGGCTGTATGACGAATTGCTCGTCACGCTGGTGCAGTCGGGTGACCGGCGCGCGGGCGAACGGCTGGCGATCCGCTGGCAGCCGCGTCTGGCAAGAACCGCACGCCGGTTGCTGGGCGATGAAGAGGCGGCGCTGGTCGCGGTGCAGGAGGCGTGGCTGTCGATCCTGCGCAATATCGCAGGGCTGCGTGACCCGTCGCGGTTTGCCCCCTGGGCCTTTGGCATCCTGCGCCGGCGCTGCGCCGACCGGATCCGGCAGGCGCAGGCGGACCGCGCCCGCCGGGGCGAAAGCGAGGACGAGCCCGCGCTCCCCGCCGCGGCGGATGACGCGCTGGCCATTCGCCAGGCTTTTGCTGCGCTACCGGGGGAACAGCGGCTCGCCGCGCAATTGTTCTTCGTCGAGGGGCTGACCCTCGCCGAAATCGCCGAGGTGCAGGCGGTGCCGCCGGGTACCGTCAAGACGCGCCTCTTTCATGCCCGCCGCAAATTGAAAGCGGCCCTGTCCGGAGACGAAACATGA